A window of Ruminococcus champanellensis 18P13 = JCM 17042 contains these coding sequences:
- a CDS encoding NAD-dependent epimerase/dehydratase family protein, with translation MATVLVTGACGLIGEKVCSGLLKKHHEVIAVDHAPSAYNEGKEHYRFYAAAPHDKTTYMGIFEKERIDAVVHLACSVDNDLGPIITEKQMEESRVCDKFLFKLAISKEVEKIMVLSTTQVYAIPEGREPIREGDDEKPVTNYAKMKSETEHAFAADLRHIKNVIGCIMRVPPVYTLEMHDNLLAKITDPKDHTNFVYRTGEYGFHFCCVHNLADFILCYLRQADSPSCTGVYNVADKNLIMASEIVNFISKNGRLGPVLQRNPGKDILSSIFKFKNNKEEKTNYRYLDFSTITRNTMYDTNKASRYCPFRWDLSNTK, from the coding sequence ATGGCAACAGTTTTGGTAACAGGTGCCTGCGGGCTGATCGGGGAAAAGGTCTGCTCCGGACTGCTGAAAAAGCATCATGAAGTCATTGCGGTGGATCATGCCCCCAGCGCATACAACGAGGGCAAGGAGCATTATCGGTTTTATGCCGCAGCGCCGCACGATAAGACTACATACATGGGGATTTTCGAGAAGGAACGGATCGATGCAGTGGTGCATCTTGCATGCTCGGTGGACAATGATCTGGGCCCCATTATTACGGAAAAGCAAATGGAGGAGAGCCGTGTTTGCGACAAGTTCCTGTTCAAGCTGGCGATCTCCAAGGAAGTAGAAAAGATCATGGTGCTGAGCACCACCCAGGTCTACGCCATCCCTGAGGGCAGAGAGCCCATCCGGGAGGGGGACGACGAAAAGCCGGTCACCAACTATGCAAAAATGAAGTCGGAGACGGAGCATGCCTTTGCGGCGGATCTGCGGCACATCAAGAATGTGATCGGTTGTATCATGCGGGTGCCGCCGGTGTATACGCTGGAGATGCACGACAATCTGCTGGCGAAGATCACCGACCCGAAGGATCACACCAACTTTGTGTACCGGACGGGGGAGTACGGCTTCCACTTCTGCTGTGTACATAATCTGGCGGACTTCATTCTCTGTTACCTGCGGCAGGCGGATTCTCCCTCCTGCACCGGTGTGTATAACGTAGCGGACAAGAATCTGATCATGGCGTCGGAGATCGTGAATTTCATCAGCAAGAACGGGCGGTTGGGGCCGGTGCTGCAGCGGAATCCCGGCAAGGACATTCTTTCCTCCATCTTCAAGTTCAAAAACAACAAGGAGGAAAAGACCAACTACCGGTATCTGGATTTCTCCACCATTACAAGAAACACCATGTACGACACCAACAAGGCATCCCGGTATTGTCCCTTCCGGTGGGATCTTTCCAATACAAAGTAA
- a CDS encoding ABC transporter substrate-binding protein: protein MNVRKLKSGVAAILVAGLSMSMFACGEKETSSYKSLDSATREEVAQIASADDRLTGELENKTIKWMSNWDINPDGTGKNTPIELAIFQERYGGQVEYHMIDWSTRYDSLANAINGDEGIDFFPASDLDAFPRGAIRGMFVPVDDYIDYSTPLWSDVKQANDMMLWNGKHYVIVNQVTGDKCAVIYNRKTVEEAGLEDPAALYKKGEWTWDAFQKMLTKFVDPDEGFYGIDGWWFESGLSATCGVPYVGLKDGKLVNNLKDPAIERVQNWMYDLYTTNCVAIGVGDFGWTAQPTYIKEGKTMFYPCGLWAMYCSADQWQNNFGEDAFFVPMPKDPNSSEYYIPCGLDGYVMVKGGKNPQGVAKFAECKRLTLLNERAAELGEEQMFDDYGWTQEMVDMKKSMDELALANPYFDFYTGITPDITNILDSNENGIRASSKGTPWSESVSAVYAQIDAFLKDVNDHPVSDTVKTE from the coding sequence ATGAACGTTCGTAAGCTGAAGAGCGGCGTTGCTGCGATTCTGGTAGCTGGTTTGTCCATGAGCATGTTCGCATGCGGCGAGAAGGAAACAAGCAGCTACAAGTCCCTGGATTCTGCCACTCGGGAGGAGGTTGCGCAGATCGCATCCGCTGACGACCGGCTCACCGGGGAGCTGGAAAACAAGACCATCAAGTGGATGTCCAACTGGGACATCAACCCGGACGGCACCGGCAAGAATACACCTATTGAGCTGGCTATTTTCCAGGAGCGCTACGGCGGACAGGTGGAATACCACATGATCGACTGGAGTACCAGATACGACTCCCTGGCAAACGCCATCAACGGCGATGAGGGCATTGACTTCTTCCCTGCCAGCGATCTGGACGCATTTCCCAGAGGCGCAATCCGTGGCATGTTCGTGCCGGTGGACGATTATATCGACTACAGTACCCCCCTCTGGTCTGACGTAAAGCAGGCAAACGACATGATGCTCTGGAACGGCAAGCACTATGTCATTGTAAACCAGGTAACCGGCGACAAGTGCGCTGTAATCTACAACCGGAAGACCGTGGAAGAAGCAGGTCTGGAGGATCCGGCTGCTCTGTACAAGAAGGGCGAGTGGACCTGGGACGCATTCCAGAAGATGCTGACCAAGTTCGTAGATCCGGATGAGGGCTTCTACGGCATTGACGGCTGGTGGTTTGAATCCGGTCTGTCCGCAACCTGCGGCGTGCCCTACGTTGGTCTGAAGGACGGCAAGCTGGTAAATAACCTGAAGGATCCTGCAATCGAGCGTGTGCAGAACTGGATGTACGACCTGTATACCACCAACTGCGTAGCCATCGGCGTAGGCGACTTCGGCTGGACTGCACAGCCCACCTATATCAAGGAAGGAAAGACCATGTTCTATCCCTGCGGTCTGTGGGCAATGTACTGCTCCGCTGACCAGTGGCAGAACAACTTTGGCGAGGACGCATTCTTCGTTCCCATGCCGAAGGATCCCAACTCCAGCGAGTACTATATCCCCTGCGGTCTGGACGGCTATGTGATGGTCAAGGGCGGCAAGAACCCCCAGGGCGTTGCCAAATTTGCAGAGTGCAAGCGTCTGACCCTGCTGAACGAGCGTGCAGCAGAGCTGGGCGAGGAGCAGATGTTTGACGATTACGGCTGGACGCAGGAAATGGTAGACATGAAGAAGTCCATGGATGAGCTGGCTCTGGCAAATCCCTACTTCGACTTCTACACCGGCATCACACCGGATATCACCAACATTCTGGACAGCAACGAGAACGGTATCCGTGCGTCCTCCAAGGGCACACCCTGGAGCGAATCCGTTTCTGCGGTATACGCACAGATCGATGCATTCCTCAAGGATGTAAACGATCACCCGGTATCCGACACTGTAAAGACAGAATAA